The Xenorhabdus doucetiae genome has a window encoding:
- a CDS encoding dicarboxylate/amino acid:cation symporter has protein sequence MNRQKLMQQIIVAILLGIITGWGFHHYLDAGQTKEVASYINIITDIFLRLIKMIIAPLVFATIVTGLMSIGGSSSVGRITLKAMTWFIIAGLVSLGIGMLMANLFQPGVGLHVAIMQQEEVNSGLNTSEFSLKNFISHIFPSSFASAMANNEILQILIFSLFFGAALSYICQNSQKISPIVTLIEDLGRIMFRITDYVMSFAPIAVFAAIASAVTVQGLGLLYDYGKLIGLFYLGLFLLWAILSAVGFFFLGKDMFSLMKLIREPVTLAFATASSESAYPKTMNALDRFGVPKKISSFVLPLGYSFNLDGSMMYQSFAVLFIAQAYNIDLSIAEQIMIMLTLMITSKGMAGVARASVVVVAATLPMFSLPEAGILLILAIDQFLDMGRTATNVVGNSISTAVIAKLEEKQSSNEREPQQSAIARQEV, from the coding sequence ATGAATAGGCAAAAACTCATGCAGCAAATCATCGTGGCTATTCTGCTTGGGATTATTACCGGCTGGGGTTTTCATCATTATCTTGATGCTGGCCAGACAAAAGAAGTTGCCTCCTATATCAACATCATCACCGATATATTCCTGCGCCTGATAAAAATGATCATCGCGCCCCTCGTATTTGCCACGATTGTGACTGGCTTAATGTCAATCGGCGGATCATCGTCCGTAGGACGCATTACCCTCAAGGCGATGACATGGTTTATTATCGCGGGCTTAGTCTCACTCGGCATTGGTATGTTGATGGCAAACCTATTCCAACCCGGCGTTGGGCTTCATGTTGCCATTATGCAGCAGGAAGAGGTGAATAGCGGCCTCAACACCAGCGAGTTCTCGCTGAAAAACTTTATCAGCCATATCTTCCCAAGCAGCTTCGCCTCTGCGATGGCGAATAATGAGATTTTGCAGATCCTGATTTTTTCCCTGTTTTTTGGTGCCGCGCTTTCCTATATCTGCCAGAACAGCCAGAAAATTAGCCCGATCGTGACCTTGATTGAAGATCTGGGGCGCATCATGTTTCGTATCACAGATTACGTGATGTCATTTGCGCCGATTGCTGTGTTTGCTGCCATTGCCTCTGCCGTTACTGTGCAAGGTCTGGGCCTGCTTTATGACTACGGCAAACTTATTGGCCTCTTTTACCTTGGGCTATTTTTGCTTTGGGCGATCCTGTCAGCCGTTGGGTTCTTTTTCCTCGGCAAGGATATGTTTTCACTGATGAAATTAATTCGGGAACCCGTGACATTGGCCTTTGCCACCGCGAGCAGTGAGTCGGCCTACCCCAAGACCATGAATGCGCTGGATCGCTTTGGTGTACCGAAAAAAATCTCCAGCTTCGTATTGCCGTTGGGCTACTCCTTTAACCTTGATGGTTCGATGATGTACCAATCCTTTGCGGTTCTTTTTATTGCACAGGCTTACAACATCGATCTGAGTATTGCAGAACAAATCATGATTATGTTGACGTTGATGATCACAAGTAAAGGCATGGCTGGCGTCGCACGTGCTTCGGTGGTGGTCGTTGCGGCAACTTTGCCTATGTTTAGCCTGCCGGAAGCGGGGATTTTGCTGATTCTCGCGATTGATCAATTTCTTGATATGGGACGCACGGCGACCAATGTCGTGGGTAACAGCATTTCTACTGCCGTGATTGCTAAATTGGAGGAAAAACAAAGTAGTAACGAACGGGAACCGCAGCAAAGCGCAATTGCCCGCCAAGAAGTTTGA
- a CDS encoding LysR substrate-binding domain-containing protein, translating into MLNNIELKWLYDAVMLEELRSFTLATERRNISQSSFSRRIQALEKAVGFEIFNRNSNPLQLSLQGRGFIVYARNLLGDIEHQIGKIKGGEIPKHRINIATAHSLSISLLPELISGFAEKSDKVFNIESINADEAVNNLKNGKSDFILSFFNEELMTSPFLNHKVLDAQLYLVSGCKADGKPLYRLEDSPLPLMKYTDESYMGRQVNLLLEKVFKDKFIYFCLSSMSELLKRMVLDGHGVGWLPDYSISEELKVQKLCLLEPDQTAIKIGVFIYRTYSRLNPSSERFWQYMRKRWTV; encoded by the coding sequence ATGCTTAATAATATTGAGCTAAAATGGTTATATGATGCGGTAATGTTGGAGGAGTTACGCAGTTTTACGCTTGCCACGGAACGAAGGAATATATCCCAGTCTTCTTTTAGCCGACGGATTCAGGCACTTGAGAAGGCTGTCGGTTTTGAAATATTTAATCGTAACTCGAATCCATTGCAACTTTCATTACAAGGGAGAGGTTTTATTGTTTATGCCAGAAATCTGCTTGGCGATATAGAGCATCAAATCGGTAAAATAAAAGGCGGTGAAATACCTAAACACCGAATTAATATCGCCACAGCCCATTCGCTTTCAATTTCTCTGTTACCTGAATTAATTTCTGGTTTTGCGGAGAAGTCGGATAAGGTTTTTAATATCGAATCCATTAATGCTGATGAAGCTGTCAATAATCTTAAAAATGGTAAAAGTGATTTCATTCTGTCTTTTTTTAATGAAGAGCTAATGACATCACCGTTTCTTAATCATAAAGTACTGGATGCTCAGTTATATCTTGTCTCCGGCTGTAAAGCTGATGGAAAACCATTATATCGGCTGGAAGATTCACCCTTGCCGTTAATGAAATACACCGATGAGAGTTATATGGGGCGTCAGGTGAATCTATTACTGGAAAAGGTTTTTAAGGACAAATTTATCTATTTTTGCCTTTCATCCATGAGTGAATTACTGAAACGTATGGTGCTGGATGGTCACGGTGTCGGTTGGCTGCCGGATTATTCAATCAGTGAGGAACTCAAGGTTCAGAAGTTATGTTTGCTGGAACCCGATCAGACTGCAATAAAAATAGGCGTTTTTATTTATCGAACCTATTCCCGTCTTAATCCTTCCTCTGAACGTTTTTGGCAATATATGCGAAAACGGTGGACAGTATAA
- a CDS encoding IS630 family transposase — MKIHLTPEQKRALELMHDTTRDSRVCDRIKAVLLASEGWTAQMIAQALRIHETTVSRHLKDFIAQEKLTPENGGSESHLSAKQTADLVDYLTANLLHTTAQIVDYVRARWQVSFSVGGMTKWLHRQGFSYKKPKGVPHKFDADKQQQFIDDYQSLKDRAGQNEPILFIDAVHPSQSTKLSYGWMKAGKNQVKVVETTGSRTRLNLLGALNLQRIEDTVIREYPSINAENIAYFFGAIRETYPLSQKIHIILDGAGYHRAELVKEVAYVLNIELHYLPPYSPNLNPIERLWKYMNEQVRNNVYFPDAKTFRETLRHFFHVTLPEKAKELTTRLTDNFQILKPASSS, encoded by the coding sequence ATGAAAATTCATCTGACACCAGAACAAAAACGTGCCCTCGAATTGATGCATGATACCACTCGTGATAGTCGAGTCTGTGATCGCATCAAGGCCGTGCTTTTGGCGTCAGAGGGCTGGACAGCTCAGATGATTGCTCAGGCCTTACGTATTCATGAAACTACGGTAAGCCGTCACCTAAAAGATTTCATCGCGCAGGAAAAACTCACCCCCGAAAATGGCGGTTCTGAAAGCCATCTCTCTGCCAAACAAACCGCCGATCTGGTTGATTATTTGACGGCAAATTTGCTGCATACGACCGCTCAAATTGTGGATTATGTACGAGCTCGTTGGCAGGTGTCTTTCAGCGTGGGAGGCATGACGAAATGGCTTCACCGACAAGGTTTCAGCTACAAAAAGCCAAAGGGCGTTCCTCATAAATTCGATGCGGATAAGCAGCAACAATTTATTGATGACTACCAGTCTCTGAAAGACCGGGCAGGTCAGAATGAACCTATCCTATTTATTGATGCGGTGCATCCTTCGCAGTCCACAAAGCTCAGCTATGGTTGGATGAAAGCGGGGAAAAATCAGGTAAAAGTGGTCGAAACCACCGGCAGTCGTACCCGTCTCAATCTTCTGGGCGCCCTCAATTTACAACGAATTGAAGACACCGTGATCCGTGAATACCCGAGTATCAATGCCGAAAATATCGCGTATTTTTTCGGCGCTATTAGAGAAACTTACCCACTTTCGCAAAAAATTCATATTATTCTGGATGGGGCGGGTTACCACCGGGCAGAATTGGTGAAAGAGGTGGCATATGTCCTTAATATTGAACTGCATTACCTACCGCCTTACAGCCCAAACCTCAATCCAATAGAGCGATTGTGGAAGTATATGAATGAGCAAGTACGTAACAATGTTTATTTTCCGGATGCGAAGACATTCCGTGAAACCCTTCGTCACTTTTTTCATGTCACTTTGCCAGAAAAAGCGAAAGAACTCACGACTAGACTGACTGACAACTTTCAGATTTTAAAACCTGCATCTTCAAGTTAG